A single Corynebacterium resistens DSM 45100 DNA region contains:
- a CDS encoding exonuclease domain-containing protein, which produces MHTPQRYAVIDLETTGFSKTDRVIEIGVVLLDQAGNVERTWETIVQPNRDIPNSFVHKLTPSHLVHAPLFEEIAEELAEILHGRTIIAHNAPFDIRFLTSEFERIGVALPAYGAWVHDTLPLCRQCFPGTNGSLEKVTKLLGITNDRPHAALADALATAEIYRHLRNDLGRVASGAARLVVPPATYPRRGRAISRDDANGAAPRDGSWLAGLAAKLPAERGTADSDRYRKLLAAALADKYLSASEIKQLEESAVRDGISHDDIVAIHEEFLRQLSVEAWLDGVVTDEEKHTLRTLAGQLGVDPKLTEQLIATPQTGEQTVGLALAPGDRVTFTGQLDLPRGEWEQRAKSVGLDVGGVTKKSVLVVAANPDSTSAKARRARDLGVPIIGERMFAQLLSAMMEAEMSTEPDMDAVGVYGTEPKMIALFPWLRDVEFEEAEEFDTLRAAELWIEHHPTRALHSLSHVFGAGHGDAHGENQGGMLELRVDTPTERRWMELFVNPLDASVLDLRGVKGMGKQRLRNAVERVVLAAIDAEEATGEFPGDGDQLAAGMYGGLAAEFYESEGEGTVAGDAQLSGLRDGQVLASVPTNEVRLWLGWLQLGGMRAEAAEGVVPTAGDALAEYLPNLIDNCGEEDPVEDVFRVAVDPLRTVVRGDDRKWLILMERWFGGATLDELGQKMGVTRERVRQLEKQMAEQFEAHRGLFDLVVARIHRRIAPIARVESTRRDLPALAAVAFGSDVTYNDVFMALGRVGVEGQAMKPWTVEGGWIFEPELPQRLRDAVEAAADEDGIVALDEAARAGGIDRETFEEFCAREMMAKWMILDDHVVVRTGSYPDRAVAVLALQSAPMTAEDLVEASGGGNARSASNQFSVDPRLVKVSASKWALTRWEHEEFRSIAEWIGQRLDSSESTVEIPELGEVPAVSVAELIAEAEAKEVAEGSVRAYANGSEYQTVDGMVIRRPAEDTQRVSRVPEETRDLVNIDGHWHQLVTVTHDHLRGSGASVGSGLATHFDLGWGEEKTFESRLGDQRLSVNKLGQTSTSTVRRFLEDLGAQEGDRVFLRFGNDGIFDVLPAPATRGEAHPPISSVYDALGIPATNFHGTPEQLLEPINVALGLRPDAPRRRAVALLTHRRQEDLADIVRGLS; this is translated from the coding sequence ATGCACACCCCACAGCGCTATGCCGTCATCGACCTAGAAACCACCGGCTTCAGCAAAACCGATCGCGTGATCGAGATCGGTGTGGTTTTGCTGGATCAAGCGGGCAATGTGGAACGAACGTGGGAGACCATCGTGCAGCCCAACCGCGATATCCCCAATAGCTTCGTGCACAAGCTCACGCCCTCGCACCTCGTGCACGCTCCGCTGTTTGAAGAGATCGCCGAGGAGCTCGCGGAAATCCTTCACGGGCGTACCATCATCGCTCACAACGCGCCGTTTGATATACGGTTCCTGACCAGCGAGTTCGAAAGAATCGGCGTCGCCCTTCCTGCCTATGGTGCTTGGGTCCACGACACCCTGCCGCTGTGCCGCCAGTGCTTTCCGGGAACCAACGGATCGCTGGAAAAGGTCACCAAGCTGCTGGGCATCACCAACGACCGCCCGCACGCCGCGCTGGCCGATGCCTTGGCGACCGCGGAAATCTACCGTCACCTGCGCAATGACCTGGGCCGGGTGGCTTCCGGCGCCGCACGCCTCGTTGTACCGCCGGCAACTTACCCTCGTCGTGGGCGGGCGATTTCTCGGGACGACGCCAATGGGGCCGCACCACGCGATGGCAGTTGGTTGGCGGGCCTTGCGGCGAAGTTACCCGCAGAGCGGGGAACAGCGGATTCCGACCGCTACCGCAAGCTGTTGGCAGCGGCACTCGCTGATAAGTATTTATCCGCCAGCGAGATTAAACAGCTGGAGGAAAGCGCTGTTCGGGACGGGATTTCGCACGATGACATTGTGGCGATTCACGAGGAGTTCCTGCGGCAGCTGTCGGTAGAAGCGTGGCTGGATGGCGTGGTTACCGACGAGGAAAAGCACACCTTGCGCACGTTGGCTGGGCAGCTCGGAGTGGATCCGAAACTAACCGAACAGCTCATTGCTACGCCGCAAACCGGCGAGCAGACCGTGGGGTTGGCCTTGGCGCCGGGTGATCGGGTGACGTTCACCGGTCAATTAGATCTGCCCCGCGGAGAGTGGGAACAGCGCGCGAAATCGGTCGGGTTGGATGTTGGGGGAGTGACCAAAAAGTCGGTTTTGGTGGTTGCAGCTAACCCGGATTCCACCAGCGCGAAAGCACGGAGAGCCCGCGATCTTGGCGTACCGATCATTGGTGAGCGCATGTTCGCGCAGTTGCTGTCCGCCATGATGGAGGCCGAGATGTCCACGGAACCCGACATGGATGCTGTGGGTGTGTACGGCACCGAGCCGAAGATGATCGCGCTGTTCCCATGGCTGCGGGACGTGGAATTTGAAGAAGCCGAGGAGTTCGATACCCTGCGCGCCGCGGAGCTGTGGATTGAGCACCACCCGACACGCGCGTTGCATTCCCTTTCGCACGTGTTCGGGGCCGGGCACGGGGATGCTCACGGTGAGAACCAAGGTGGAATGCTGGAACTGCGAGTGGACACCCCTACGGAACGGCGATGGATGGAGTTATTCGTCAACCCGCTGGATGCGAGTGTGTTGGACCTGCGGGGCGTCAAAGGAATGGGAAAGCAGCGCCTAAGAAACGCTGTTGAACGGGTAGTTCTGGCCGCCATCGATGCCGAGGAAGCGACGGGAGAGTTCCCAGGTGATGGCGATCAGCTGGCTGCGGGAATGTACGGGGGATTGGCTGCTGAGTTTTATGAGTCCGAAGGGGAGGGGACCGTAGCTGGGGATGCGCAGCTCAGTGGGTTGCGTGATGGTCAGGTGCTGGCCAGCGTGCCCACGAATGAGGTGCGTTTGTGGCTGGGATGGTTGCAGCTCGGCGGAATGCGTGCGGAGGCCGCAGAAGGTGTGGTGCCCACCGCAGGCGATGCACTGGCAGAGTACCTGCCGAACCTGATCGATAATTGTGGGGAGGAAGACCCGGTAGAGGACGTGTTCCGCGTGGCCGTGGACCCACTGCGTACGGTGGTGCGGGGTGACGATCGGAAGTGGTTGATCCTGATGGAGCGTTGGTTCGGCGGGGCCACACTCGATGAGCTGGGGCAGAAGATGGGCGTAACCCGCGAGCGTGTGCGCCAGCTGGAAAAGCAGATGGCGGAGCAGTTCGAAGCGCACCGGGGTTTGTTCGATCTGGTGGTGGCGCGGATTCACCGGCGGATTGCGCCGATTGCACGCGTGGAAAGCACGCGCCGGGACTTGCCGGCGCTGGCTGCGGTCGCTTTTGGTAGCGATGTGACGTACAACGACGTGTTCATGGCCTTAGGCCGGGTGGGTGTCGAAGGCCAGGCGATGAAGCCGTGGACGGTGGAAGGCGGTTGGATTTTCGAACCGGAGTTGCCACAGCGACTGCGCGATGCCGTGGAGGCAGCGGCGGATGAAGACGGCATTGTTGCCTTGGACGAGGCGGCGCGAGCCGGGGGCATCGATCGGGAGACGTTCGAGGAATTCTGCGCGCGCGAGATGATGGCGAAGTGGATGATCTTGGATGATCACGTGGTTGTCCGAACTGGCAGCTACCCGGACCGTGCAGTGGCGGTGCTGGCGCTGCAGAGCGCACCGATGACCGCGGAGGACCTAGTGGAGGCCAGCGGTGGCGGCAATGCCCGCAGCGCGTCCAACCAGTTCAGCGTGGATCCGCGATTGGTGAAGGTTTCGGCCTCGAAGTGGGCGCTTACGCGATGGGAACACGAGGAGTTCCGCAGCATTGCAGAGTGGATTGGGCAACGCCTCGATTCCAGCGAGAGCACGGTCGAAATCCCCGAGCTCGGTGAAGTCCCAGCCGTGAGCGTGGCGGAGCTCATCGCCGAGGCGGAAGCCAAGGAGGTCGCCGAGGGGTCGGTACGGGCGTATGCCAACGGCAGCGAATACCAAACCGTCGACGGAATGGTCATCCGCCGGCCAGCGGAAGACACCCAACGCGTGTCCCGTGTTCCAGAGGAAACCCGCGACCTGGTGAACATCGATGGCCACTGGCACCAGCTGGTAACGGTCACTCACGATCACCTGCGAGGAAGTGGTGCCAGCGTGGGCTCCGGCCTAGCCACTCACTTCGATCTTGGGTGGGGCGAGGAGAAGACCTTCGAATCCCGCCTGGGCGACCAGCGGTTGAGCGTGAACAAGCTGGGGCAAACCAGCACCTCTACGGTTCGGCGATTCTTGGAGGACCTGGGCGCGCAGGAGGGTGATCGCGTATTCCTCCGCTTCGGCAACGATGGCATCTTTGACGTGCTCCCAGCCCCGGCCACTCGCGGCGAGGCTCACCCTCCTATTTCTTCTGTTTATGACGCCCTCGGCATCCCCGCCACCAACTTCCATGGCACCCCGGAGCAACTGTTGGAGCCGATTAACGTGGCCCTCGGGTTGCGCCCCGATGCGCCACGCCGCCGGGCGGTCGCGTTGCTCACGCACCGACGGCAGGAAGACCTCGCGGACATTGTGCGTGGGCTGAGCTAA
- the polA gene encoding DNA polymerase I → MTKGKLLLLDGHSLAFRAFYALPAANFSTTGGQHTNAVYGFLGMFLGLMEKEQPTHVAAAFDLSGPTFREEHFPEYKAQRPSTPPEFKGQITLIRKALEALGITTLDKEAYEADDIIATLATEADKAGMETLICTGDRDSLQLVNDDITVLYTLKGVSDLHRFTPEAVEKKYGVTPQQYPDLAALRGDTSDNMPGVPGVGPKTAQKWISQYGSLQGVIDVMDSIKGKVGESLREHIDSVKLAREITEMVRDLDLVDDLDQLRPKEIDATEVLEMFEELQFGTNLRSRTFRILGVEFEDTTVLPITREELDRGKFSQWVKKHTGGSSRALAVDIDGERLTVLDGDHVGVEMDLADLDPKDEKAIKTWLADPASPKWFHDAKRAFHALAPQGLELDGVEHDASIAAYLLRPDVRISGLGDILQSQAGRELPANADGFDRAQAVRDLVKVLTEKLAAAKQEELYYDLEVPLCLILARMEHEGIAVDGEHLQELSNDYAAKIDEEIAAARELAGDSTLNLSSPKQLQKVLFDDFDLPKTKRTKTGYSTAAAELEKLTAQTNHPFLAHLMAHREYQKMKTTIDGLIEAIGDDGRIHTTFNQKGAATGRLSSSDPNLQNIPVRTDAGRRIRAAFHAGWGETLLTADYSQIEMRVMAHLSQDEGLIEAYKSGEDLHNYVGSRVFDVPVDQVTPELRRRVKALSYGLVYGLSAFGLSQQLGISAGEAKVIMENYFTRFGGVKRYLDEVVHQAKETGYTETLYGRRRYLPELNSSNRVARENAERAALNAPIQGTAADIIKLAMLRVDRAIREQNLKSRVLLQVHDELVVEVAKGELDKVSELVQREMDAAARLRVPLEISAGHGKNWDEAAH, encoded by the coding sequence ATGACTAAAGGCAAGCTGCTTCTTCTCGATGGCCATTCCCTGGCTTTCCGCGCGTTTTACGCCCTGCCCGCGGCCAATTTCTCCACCACCGGTGGCCAGCACACCAACGCGGTCTACGGATTCCTCGGGATGTTCCTCGGCCTCATGGAGAAAGAACAGCCGACCCACGTTGCTGCTGCCTTCGACCTCTCTGGCCCCACGTTCCGTGAAGAGCATTTCCCGGAGTACAAGGCCCAGCGTCCCTCCACACCACCAGAGTTCAAGGGCCAGATCACGCTGATCCGCAAGGCCCTCGAAGCCCTCGGCATCACCACGCTGGACAAGGAGGCTTACGAGGCCGACGACATCATCGCCACCCTTGCCACTGAAGCGGACAAGGCGGGCATGGAAACCCTCATCTGCACCGGTGACCGCGATTCGCTCCAGCTGGTTAACGACGACATCACCGTGCTCTACACCCTCAAGGGCGTATCCGATCTACACCGGTTCACCCCGGAGGCCGTCGAGAAGAAATACGGTGTCACCCCACAGCAATACCCCGACCTCGCAGCACTGCGCGGTGATACCAGCGATAACATGCCAGGCGTGCCCGGCGTTGGCCCCAAAACCGCTCAGAAGTGGATCAGTCAATACGGCAGCCTGCAGGGTGTCATCGATGTTATGGACAGCATCAAGGGCAAGGTCGGGGAAAGCCTGCGCGAGCATATCGACAGCGTGAAACTTGCTCGCGAAATCACGGAAATGGTGCGCGACCTGGACCTCGTGGATGATCTCGATCAGCTGCGACCCAAGGAAATCGATGCCACTGAGGTCCTCGAAATGTTCGAGGAGCTCCAGTTCGGTACCAACCTCCGCAGCCGCACCTTCCGCATCCTCGGCGTGGAGTTCGAAGACACGACTGTCCTGCCCATCACCCGCGAAGAACTCGATCGCGGAAAATTCAGCCAGTGGGTGAAGAAGCACACCGGGGGAAGCTCCCGCGCCCTCGCAGTCGACATCGACGGCGAACGGCTGACGGTGCTGGATGGGGATCACGTTGGCGTCGAAATGGATTTGGCGGACCTAGACCCCAAGGATGAAAAAGCCATCAAGACCTGGCTGGCCGATCCAGCTTCCCCCAAGTGGTTTCACGACGCCAAAAGGGCATTCCACGCCCTGGCGCCGCAGGGCCTGGAACTCGATGGCGTGGAACATGATGCTTCCATCGCGGCATACCTGCTGCGACCCGACGTTCGGATCTCGGGTTTGGGGGACATTCTGCAAAGTCAGGCCGGCCGCGAACTTCCCGCCAATGCCGACGGATTTGATCGTGCGCAGGCCGTGCGCGACCTCGTGAAGGTGCTCACCGAGAAGTTGGCCGCCGCCAAGCAGGAGGAACTGTACTACGACCTCGAAGTGCCCCTGTGCCTGATCCTGGCGCGCATGGAACACGAGGGCATCGCCGTGGATGGAGAGCACCTGCAGGAGCTCTCCAACGATTACGCAGCGAAGATCGATGAGGAGATCGCGGCGGCGCGCGAACTCGCGGGGGATTCCACACTGAACCTCTCCAGCCCAAAACAGCTGCAGAAAGTGCTGTTTGATGACTTCGATCTGCCCAAGACGAAGAGGACCAAGACCGGCTACTCCACGGCAGCCGCTGAACTGGAGAAGCTGACGGCCCAGACGAATCATCCATTTCTTGCGCACCTGATGGCGCACCGCGAGTACCAGAAGATGAAAACCACGATTGACGGGTTGATCGAAGCCATCGGTGATGACGGGCGCATTCACACCACGTTTAATCAGAAAGGTGCGGCGACAGGGCGCTTGTCTTCCTCTGATCCGAACCTGCAGAACATTCCCGTGCGTACAGATGCGGGCCGGCGAATCCGTGCGGCGTTTCATGCCGGATGGGGTGAAACGCTTCTAACCGCTGACTATTCGCAGATCGAGATGCGTGTGATGGCGCATCTATCGCAGGATGAGGGGCTGATCGAGGCCTACAAATCTGGCGAAGACCTGCACAATTACGTCGGCTCCCGCGTGTTCGATGTGCCGGTTGATCAGGTCACCCCGGAGCTGCGCCGTCGAGTCAAGGCCCTGAGCTACGGCTTGGTGTACGGCCTTAGCGCGTTCGGGCTGTCGCAGCAGCTGGGCATTTCGGCTGGTGAGGCCAAGGTCATTATGGAGAACTACTTCACCCGTTTTGGCGGAGTAAAGCGCTACCTCGATGAGGTTGTACATCAGGCCAAAGAAACTGGCTACACGGAAACTCTTTATGGCCGACGCCGCTACCTTCCCGAGCTCAACTCCTCCAACCGGGTGGCGCGGGAGAACGCGGAACGTGCTGCGTTAAACGCGCCGATCCAGGGAACCGCAGCGGACATCATCAAGCTGGCGATGCTGCGCGTGGACCGCGCGATTCGGGAGCAGAACTTGAAGTCCCGTGTTCTGCTGCAGGTGCACGACGAGTTGGTGGTGGAGGTCGCCAAGGGTGAACTCGACAAGGTCAGCGAGCTCGTGCAGCGAGAGATGGATGCGGCCGCGCGCCTGCGCGTCCCCCTCGAAATCAGCGCCGGCCACGGGAAGAACTGGGACGAGGCAGCACACTAG